The genomic interval ATACTTGCGCGCCACGTCCACGACCGCAGGAACCAGCACCGAGAATGGAATTTCGCCCGTGTGCCCACCACCTTCACCACCCTGCGCGCAAACAACATCCACGCCCCGCTGTAACGCCTTCTCCGCATGCTTCGGCGCACCCACCATATTCATGACCAAGATGCCCGCACCATGGAGCCGCTTAATCGTCGCCTCAGGTGGAACGCCCACGGCAGAAACGAATAGCTTCGCGCCATGCGAGATAGccacctcgaccagctcgtcgagctgTCCGTGGGTGTAGTCATGATTGGTAGCGCGCGCGCCATTCCCCACTTGTGGGAGGGCTAGGTCCACGCCGAAGGGGAGGTTGGGGTCGCGGAGGAGTGATTTTAGCTCCGTCAGCATCTCTGATAGCTGCTCCGGAGTGTATCCCAGTCCGCCGACGGTGCCGAGGCCGCCGGCGTTGGAAACTGCGGCAGCTAATGGGGCGCCCGAGGCGCGAGCCATcccggcgaggaggaccggGTGCTGGATTTTGAGGAGAGTACAGAGAGGGGTGTGAAGAGACATTATGGTGGTGATTATTTTTGGAAGTGTAGGAGGGGAAAGAAGGTGTGAGAGGGTATCATATAGAAGTCAGTGAGTGCACATGTGTATCTAAATCAGTTGGTGACGAGGAAAGTTTAATGCGGGGAAGTTTAGCCGGACCGAGGCTGACTACGGCGAGTTATGAAATGCTCACAATTTAGTGTTGGACCGAGGAGGCTTGTGGATTAATGCAAACAGCCGAATTGAGTATGAATTAAGCACATGGAAGAACCGTAGGAATATGGACACAACCACTGAATGAAATCATAGACTATGATCGCACTCATGGATGTACTGGGCAGTCATGTAGGGCTGCCAACTGGCCCGGCGGGAATCCAATGAACGCGCACGCGTCGCGTCCACCCTTTGCTCTCTGCACTTTCcaaccccatcatcccccCATCGTCAATCTCAAGATGGTCTCCGAGACCACGGACTATGGCTTCCTACGCCCGCCAGATAATACAGACCATGAACCCGCCTACCGCGTACAGTCCCACTACAAGCCCCTGCACACCTTCCGCCTACCCGCCGGCGCAGGACGGCACTACAAGCAGCAGTATGGCGACATGTACTTCCTGCGGCTGGCGCACCTGAAACCAGCGGTGGAGAAGGTAGCGACAGAGGCCTGGGAGGGATTCAATgtaagaagaagcagatccTGGACCGTTGGGAGCTGAACTGACCACTGGCTCAGATTGCCGGCGAACACGCGCGGCGCGTGGATCGAGTGCTCGATGTGCGGCAGGGCGAGCTGTGCTGGGTCGCCGGCACGGTGTATATGGATCTGCCGCTGAAGCCGAATATTCTGGATGATCTGACGAAGGAGGTGCGTGCTCTCTGCCCTCTCGCTCTTTGCTCCGTCGGGCTCAGCCTGCTAACATGGCGTGGCTCCTAGAATTTCACATCTGCGCCGCCTCCGCGTCGCACATACGTGGACCCATCGAATCCGGCGTTGACGGAGATcatgatggaggatgagTCCGGACGTCTGCGTTTGACAGGTGCGGGTCTTGCGTCGACACACTTGGCTACCGGTGCTATTATCGCTGCGCTGGGGACAGAGAACTCGAATGGTGATTTCGAGGTCATTGATATCAAGGTGCCGGATTTAGCGCTCCAACCTAGGCGATGGGCGGGGGACAAGGAGGGGAAAGCAACAAGACCGGGCAAGATTGCGTTTGTCAGTGGACTGGGGATTACAGGGACGTCGAGCGATACGCTCGCATTGGAGCTCCTGTCCGAGTATCTCTTGGGCTACACTGGATTCTCGGGCGATACCGAAAACAGCCCTTCGGCAGACGCATCCACGATCACACGGCTTATCATTGCAGGTAATTCGCTCGGAGCCAGGATAGTCACTGAACTCGACAGCGACAATGCAccaggagagaaaaagaaagctgCGCCGAAGAAGTACGGCTACGATGCGGCCTCCTACAACGCCTCGCCCATCACCCATCTCGATAATTTCCTCGCGGAGATCCTACCCAGCATCCCCGTAACCATCATGCCGGGCGATTCCGATCCGGCCAATTTCTCTCTGCCGCAGCAGGCTATCCACCGCGCGATGTTTCCGCAGGCGAGAGCATACGCGACAGCACCACCGACAGCGGGCGAAATTGACCCGCAAGCGGGCTGGTTTGACAGCGTCACAAATCCGTGGGAGGGCGATGTCGAAGGGTGGCGGCTTTGGGGCTGCAGCGGACAGAACGTGGACGATGTCCTGCGATATCTGGATTTCACCGGTGATGacggcgaggaagacgacTCGGACGCACGGCTGCGGATTATGGAAGCTATGCTCCGATGGCGATGCGGTGTGCCGACTGCCCCCGACACAATCTGTATGCTTATGTTTTCcgtcctttttttttcttctgcttgtcCACATCCTGGATACTAACCCATGTGGCAGGGGCATATCCATTCCAAGAAGACGACCCTTTCGTGCTGCAATCCTGCCCCCACATCTTCTTCACGGGGAACCAGCCCAAGTTCGACACGCGGGTCATCGAAGGCCAGATCCCACTCCACTTGGACGGGGATGGGGGTGATGATACCGAGATGGCCGATGCGGCAGACACGTCCTCTGCGCGCGTGCGGCTGTTGTCGCTTCCAAGGTTTGGTGAGACGGGCGAGCTGGTGCTGGTTGATACTGAGACGCTGGAGGTGGAGGTTGTGCGGTTTGGGGTTTTTGGGGGgcaataagaaaaaaaatgaTATAGTCTTCTAAAAGAGAAATCATGACATGAATTTGATTAATGAGTCCATCCTTCTAACCTTGTGCTGGATGGTATATATTTGGTCTGTACCAATTGCGGTCGAGCTTGGCTGGATCAAGTCGGCGCGCGCCCCACTACCATCCCAtgcagaaaagaaaagaaaagaactcTTGGTCAACTACAGTCGGGAGG from Penicillium psychrofluorescens genome assembly, chromosome: 5 carries:
- a CDS encoding uncharacterized protein (ID:PFLUO_008031-T1.cds;~source:funannotate) encodes the protein MARASGAPLAAAVSNAGGLGTVGGLGYTPEQLSEMLTELKSLLRDPNLPFGVDLALPQVGNGARATNHDYTHGQLDELVEVAISHGAKLFVSAVGVPPEATIKRLHGAGILVMNMVGAPKHAEKALQRGVDVVCAQGGEGGGHTGEIPFSVLVPAVVDVARKYRSPLTGQPALVVAAGGVNDGRSLAASLMLGAAGVWVGTRFVASEESGASRMHKEAVVGAQYGETKRTLVISGRPLRMLPNEYIKGWESRPMEIAELTGKGIVPMMDDLENEKDIDMPFLMGDVSASVKAIKPAGVIVREMVQEAVDMLKVGGSYITANGQAKL
- a CDS encoding uncharacterized protein (ID:PFLUO_008032-T1.cds;~source:funannotate), whose amino-acid sequence is MVSETTDYGFLRPPDNTDHEPAYRVQSHYKPLHTFRLPAGAGRHYKQQYGDMYFLRLAHLKPAVEKVATEAWEGFNIAGEHARRVDRVLDVRQGELCWVAGTVYMDLPLKPNILDDLTKENFTSAPPPRRTYVDPSNPALTEIMMEDESGRLRLTGAGLASTHLATGAIIAALGTENSNGDFEVIDIKVPDLALQPRRWAGDKEGKATRPGKIAFVSGLGITGTSSDTLALELLSEYLLGYTGFSGDTENSPSADASTITRLIIAGNSLGARIVTELDSDNAPGEKKKAAPKKYGYDAASYNASPITHLDNFLAEILPSIPVTIMPGDSDPANFSLPQQAIHRAMFPQARAYATAPPTAGEIDPQAGWFDSVTNPWEGDVEGWRLWGCSGQNVDDVLRYLDFTGDDGEEDDSDARLRIMEAMLRWRCGVPTAPDTIWAYPFQEDDPFVLQSCPHIFFTGNQPKFDTRVIEGQIPLHLDGDGGDDTEMADAADTSSARVRLLSLPRFGETGELVLVDTETLEVEVVRFGVFGGQ